A genomic segment from Saprospiraceae bacterium encodes:
- a CDS encoding F0F1 ATP synthase subunit alpha, with the protein MVSIRPEEISAILKQQISGANSAASLEEVGTVLQVGDGIARVYGLANAQAGELVEFETGVQAIVLNLEVDNVGVVLMGPWDGIKEGSKVRRTGKIASIEVGEGMVGRVVNPLGQAIDGRGPITGTKYEMPLERKAPGVIFRQPVNEPLQTGIKAIDSMIPIGRGQRELIIGDRQTGKTAIALDTIINQKEFYDRGEPVYCIYVASGQKSSTVAKVARTLEEYGAMPYTVIVSASASDPAPLQFFAPFAGAAIGEFFRDTGRPALVIYDDLSKQAVAYREVSLLLRRPPGREAYPGDVFYLHSRLLERAAKVINNDEIARNMNDLPDSLKKAGIVKGGGSLTALPIIETQAGDVSAYIPTNVISITDGQIFLESNLFNAGIRPAINVGISVSRVGGNAQIKSMKKVAGTLKLDQAQFRELEAFSKFGSDLDAATKAVLDKGKRNVEVLKQSQYSPVSVEKQVAIIYLGTNNLLKDVPVEKVKDFENVILTELEQRHPSILDNFRKGLMNDEDIKTLRGIATEMSSQYRNA; encoded by the coding sequence ATGGTATCAATCAGACCAGAGGAAATTTCAGCAATACTCAAACAACAAATTTCCGGAGCGAATAGCGCAGCTTCATTAGAAGAGGTAGGAACCGTACTGCAAGTCGGAGATGGAATTGCCCGTGTTTATGGATTGGCTAATGCACAAGCTGGTGAATTAGTGGAATTCGAAACAGGCGTTCAAGCCATCGTATTAAACCTGGAGGTCGACAACGTGGGCGTTGTATTGATGGGTCCATGGGATGGAATTAAAGAAGGTTCTAAAGTTAGAAGAACAGGAAAAATTGCATCTATAGAAGTTGGGGAAGGAATGGTTGGTCGTGTTGTAAATCCATTGGGTCAGGCAATCGATGGAAGAGGTCCTATAACAGGTACTAAATATGAAATGCCTTTGGAGCGTAAAGCACCGGGTGTAATTTTTCGTCAACCGGTAAACGAACCGCTTCAAACCGGAATCAAGGCTATTGATTCTATGATTCCAATCGGTAGAGGTCAACGTGAATTAATTATTGGCGACCGTCAAACAGGAAAGACGGCCATTGCATTGGATACCATCATTAACCAAAAGGAATTTTATGATCGGGGCGAACCTGTTTATTGCATCTATGTTGCTTCTGGTCAAAAATCTTCAACCGTTGCTAAAGTTGCCAGAACACTCGAAGAGTATGGCGCAATGCCTTATACAGTTATCGTTTCTGCATCAGCATCTGATCCAGCACCACTTCAATTTTTTGCGCCATTTGCCGGTGCAGCAATTGGAGAGTTTTTCCGCGATACAGGAAGACCAGCTTTGGTGATTTATGATGATTTATCAAAACAAGCAGTTGCATATCGCGAGGTATCCTTGTTGTTGCGCCGCCCACCAGGACGTGAAGCGTATCCAGGAGACGTATTTTATTTGCACTCTCGCTTATTGGAGCGCGCTGCTAAGGTGATCAATAATGATGAAATCGCTCGCAATATGAATGACCTTCCGGATTCCTTAAAAAAAGCTGGAATTGTTAAAGGAGGTGGATCATTAACTGCATTGCCAATCATCGAAACACAAGCAGGTGACGTTTCTGCATATATTCCAACCAATGTGATTTCAATTACAGATGGTCAGATCTTTTTGGAATCAAATTTATTTAATGCAGGGATTCGTCCGGCAATCAACGTAGGTATCTCAGTATCACGGGTTGGTGGAAACGCGCAGATTAAATCCATGAAAAAAGTTGCCGGTACCTTAAAATTAGATCAGGCTCAGTTCCGCGAATTGGAAGCTTTTTCAAAATTTGGTTCGGACCTCGATGCGGCTACAAAAGCGGTATTGGATAAAGGAAAACGCAACGTAGAAGTATTGAAGCAATCACAATACAGCCCAGTTTCAGTAGAAAAACAAGTTGCCATCATCTATTTAGGTACAAATAATTTATTAAAAGATGTTCCTGTTGAAAAAGTAAAGGATTTTGAAAATGTTATTTTAACAGAACTGGAACAAAGACATCCTTCCATTTTAGATAATTTCCGGAAAGGATTGATGAATGATGAGGATATTAAAACGCTTCGGGGTATAGCAACTGAAATGAGTTCGCAATATCGCAATGCATAA
- the atpH gene encoding ATP synthase F1 subunit delta, translating to MSQIQIAERYAKSLIELAQEQNKLVKISEDVLSLEAVCNHKEFAAMLQSPIINSDKKSAIFKELFTGKMDELSFQFIQLLIQKGRESLLPSISSAFIRQYRTIRKIRIARVLSATVLNEAELVNIKNRFSGWLKPGETMELHQKLDPTLIGGFVFEMGDQNCDASIKRQLEEMKESLYDKSYISLVEKR from the coding sequence ATGTCGCAAATTCAAATAGCCGAACGTTATGCCAAATCATTAATTGAATTGGCACAAGAGCAAAACAAACTGGTCAAGATCAGTGAAGATGTTTTATCTCTTGAAGCCGTTTGCAATCACAAAGAATTTGCAGCCATGCTTCAGAGTCCGATAATCAATTCAGATAAAAAATCAGCTATATTTAAAGAATTGTTTACCGGAAAAATGGATGAGTTAAGTTTTCAATTCATCCAATTACTGATTCAAAAAGGACGTGAATCCTTATTGCCTTCAATTTCTTCAGCTTTTATCCGACAGTATAGAACCATTCGTAAAATAAGAATTGCACGGGTTCTTTCAGCGACTGTTTTAAATGAAGCAGAATTGGTTAACATAAAAAACCGTTTTTCAGGATGGTTAAAACCTGGAGAAACAATGGAGCTTCATCAAAAACTAGATCCAACTTTAATTGGTGGATTTGTATTTGAAATGGGAGATCAGAATTGTGATGCCAGTATCAAAAGACAACTTGAAGAGATGAAAGAAAGTTTATACGATAAGAGTTATATCAGTTTAGTAGAAAAAAGATAA
- the atpF gene encoding F0F1 ATP synthase subunit B: MHSFFLVDFSPLKPDFGLLFWSSLFFILFWTLIGKFAFKPIVKALKDRQDEIQNSLDAAKTARSEMSNLKAENERILAEAREEKMNIIKEAKESATLLVTEARDKAKEEAQRLLQQAKLDIETAKKAAMVDVKNEIGVMSLQIAEKIIRKQLTDQKANVEYVEKLVDEIKLN, translated from the coding sequence ATTCATAGTTTTTTTCTGGTTGATTTTTCACCCCTTAAACCTGATTTTGGTTTATTGTTTTGGTCAAGTTTATTTTTTATTTTATTCTGGACGCTCATTGGAAAATTTGCTTTTAAACCAATAGTAAAAGCATTAAAAGATCGTCAGGATGAAATTCAAAATTCATTGGATGCAGCAAAAACGGCTCGTTCAGAAATGTCCAATCTAAAAGCTGAAAATGAACGCATATTGGCTGAAGCCCGTGAGGAAAAAATGAATATTATTAAAGAAGCGAAAGAATCAGCTACTTTATTAGTTACTGAAGCACGCGATAAAGCAAAAGAAGAAGCTCAACGATTATTGCAACAAGCTAAATTGGATATTGAGACAGCTAAGAAAGCAGCAATGGTTGATGTCAAAAATGAAATTGGGGTAATGTCCTTGCAAATTGCGGAAAAAATTATACGCAAACAACTGACAGATCAAAAAGCCAATGTAGAGTATGTTGAAAAATTGGTGGACGAAATTAAGTTGAACTAG
- the atpE gene encoding ATP synthase F0 subunit C produces MGGSIAAIGMGLAAIGAGIGVGTIGGKALEAIARQPEALGDIRANMILTAALVEGAALIAILFAYLVA; encoded by the coding sequence ATGGGAGGTTCAATTGCTGCAATTGGTATGGGTCTGGCTGCTATCGGCGCCGGAATCGGAGTAGGAACAATCGGTGGAAAAGCATTAGAAGCTATTGCACGTCAGCCAGAAGCATTAGGCGATATTCGCGCTAATATGATTTTGACTGCGGCTTTGGTTGAAGGTGCTGCATTGATTGCAATTCTTTTTGCATACCTCGTAGCCTAA
- the atpB gene encoding F0F1 ATP synthase subunit A, with the protein MKQIKILFLLVFIGIGKIYCQENGHSGTNSSATGHEHAPGDGHNHGQEAQMASPGAPAAHAEDHGNAKFDPKATAFHHISDLNVYSIGPWNFPLPCILYAPAKGWSVFSSSKFHIDNAHHGSGHLAIEGYVLNHGRVNHIADPAFTEKEAAIQEIITKKQIVDGKEKDRDFAVINGVEYVLDKPSTADGGLFQGGISSFYDFSITKNVMSMILVFILLSWVFISMARQYKKAPGTAPKGAQLLFEPMILFIQDEVAKPFLGHKWQRFLPMLLAIFFFVLALNLFGQIPFLGGSNVTGNLSFTMVIALISFFIVNINGNKHYWQHIFWMPGIPAWVKTILTPVEILGVFIKPLTLMLRLFANITAGHMAILIFISLIFIFGNSGANLGAGLGASIGSGLLTVFMMSIELLVAVIQAFVFTLLTASYIGAATEEAHH; encoded by the coding sequence ATGAAGCAGATTAAAATTTTGTTTTTATTGGTATTTATTGGCATTGGCAAAATTTATTGCCAGGAAAATGGCCATAGTGGGACTAATTCTTCTGCTACTGGACATGAACATGCCCCCGGTGATGGGCACAACCATGGGCAAGAAGCTCAAATGGCAAGTCCAGGAGCTCCCGCCGCACATGCCGAAGACCATGGGAATGCCAAATTTGATCCAAAGGCCACCGCTTTTCATCATATTTCTGATTTAAATGTGTACAGCATAGGACCTTGGAATTTTCCATTGCCTTGTATTTTATATGCTCCGGCAAAAGGATGGTCTGTATTTTCTTCATCTAAATTTCATATTGACAATGCCCATCATGGATCCGGACATTTAGCGATTGAAGGATATGTGCTCAATCATGGAAGGGTAAATCATATTGCCGATCCGGCTTTTACAGAAAAAGAGGCAGCCATTCAGGAAATTATTACAAAAAAGCAAATAGTAGACGGAAAAGAAAAAGATCGCGACTTTGCTGTGATCAATGGGGTAGAATATGTTCTGGATAAGCCCAGTACCGCAGACGGCGGATTGTTTCAAGGTGGAATCAGTTCATTTTATGATTTTTCCATTACTAAAAATGTAATGAGTATGATCCTGGTGTTTATACTCTTAAGCTGGGTCTTTATTTCCATGGCCAGACAATACAAGAAAGCGCCGGGTACTGCACCTAAAGGTGCTCAATTATTATTTGAGCCAATGATATTATTCATACAAGATGAAGTAGCAAAACCATTTTTAGGTCATAAATGGCAACGTTTTTTGCCTATGTTATTGGCTATTTTCTTTTTTGTGCTGGCTTTAAATTTATTTGGTCAAATTCCTTTTCTGGGTGGTTCGAATGTAACTGGTAATTTATCATTTACCATGGTAATTGCACTGATCAGTTTTTTTATTGTCAATATCAACGGAAATAAACATTACTGGCAACATATCTTTTGGATGCCAGGAATACCGGCTTGGGTAAAAACAATTCTTACTCCGGTTGAAATATTGGGGGTATTTATTAAACCATTGACATTAATGCTGCGATTGTTTGCAAACATAACAGCAGGTCACATGGCTATTTTGATATTTATAAGCTTGATTTTCATATTTGGGAATTCAGGTGCAAACTTAGGCGCAGGCCTAGGTGCATCCATCGGTTCGGGTTTATTAACTGTTTTTATGATGTCTATTGAATTATTGGTAGCCGTCATACAGGCATTTGTGTTTACTTTATTGACAGCTTCATATATCGGAGCTGCAACAGAAGAAGCACATCATTAA
- a CDS encoding T9SS type A sorting domain-containing protein — translation METIQHPILSFRFRKILCAYLFILILSGMNNKMFAQNYLIGGTIYNPCGNQETVNANFNDPSGGLSNTLYKDYVLVTVSGTGNSLSTLINDAFYYDLPGNPTHDANYYQLVTTIDPSVSGNTNDNAYRKIVFDIISNSEVSPPYVPAFQSNNVYSFIINMNLLIPAPNGPSKLRVGVDDGIYGDNSGSYSVKLTQLCCRDADADGICLENDNCRNNYNPSQADSDCDGVGDACDQCPGGDDRVDANGDGKPDCKYPPGEANVIAAWKCGGGTKVIVCTKTPSGGRQTVCTYYSAVQNHINKGGFLGPCNGSTCGNGLSAADTGFGANPHSESINQEFLEELDNDFAVYPNPVQDELTIEFIYPVYSGKLQILNSQNQVIHKQSILQISDKINIRLGDLERTVHSGIYFVLFESNNQRIVRKFSVLK, via the coding sequence ATGGAAACCATTCAACATCCAATTCTTTCATTTAGATTTCGAAAAATTTTATGTGCTTACTTATTCATTCTGATCTTATCAGGTATGAATAATAAAATGTTTGCCCAAAATTATTTAATCGGCGGTACTATCTACAATCCTTGCGGTAATCAAGAAACGGTTAATGCAAATTTTAATGATCCATCCGGTGGATTATCGAATACCCTCTATAAAGACTATGTTTTAGTAACAGTTAGCGGAACCGGAAATTCATTATCCACATTAATCAATGATGCTTTTTATTATGATTTGCCTGGAAATCCAACCCATGATGCAAATTATTATCAGCTCGTTACAACCATAGACCCTTCCGTTTCAGGCAATACAAATGATAATGCCTACCGTAAAATTGTATTTGATATTATAAGCAATTCTGAAGTTAGTCCACCCTATGTTCCTGCATTCCAAAGCAATAATGTTTACTCTTTTATCATTAATATGAATCTTTTGATTCCTGCTCCAAATGGTCCATCTAAACTTAGAGTTGGAGTGGATGACGGAATATACGGTGATAATAGTGGTTCGTATTCAGTAAAATTAACTCAATTGTGTTGTCGCGATGCGGATGCTGATGGCATTTGTTTAGAAAATGACAATTGCCGAAATAACTATAACCCCAGTCAGGCTGATAGCGATTGCGATGGTGTAGGCGATGCTTGTGATCAATGTCCTGGTGGGGATGATCGCGTTGACGCTAACGGGGACGGAAAACCGGATTGCAAATATCCACCAGGCGAAGCCAATGTCATTGCAGCATGGAAATGCGGAGGAGGTACAAAAGTCATCGTTTGTACTAAAACACCTAGTGGTGGAAGACAAACTGTTTGCACCTATTATTCTGCTGTGCAAAACCACATTAATAAAGGTGGGTTCTTAGGTCCATGTAATGGTTCAACTTGCGGTAATGGACTATCCGCTGCAGATACAGGGTTCGGCGCCAATCCGCATAGTGAATCAATTAATCAGGAATTTTTGGAAGAGTTAGACAATGATTTTGCGGTTTACCCTAATCCTGTGCAGGATGAACTGACTATTGAATTTATCTATCCTGTATATTCAGGGAAATTGCAAATTTTAAACAGTCAAAATCAAGTAATCCATAAACAAAGTATCCTTCAAATCAGTGACAAAATAAATATTCGATTGGGTGATTTAGAGCGTACCGTTCATTCAGGTATTTATTTTGTTTTATTTGAATCCAATAATCAGCGTATCGTTCGGAAATTTAGTGTTCTAAAATAA
- a CDS encoding energy transducer TonB: MNCNKFILVLVYLFVIIGKLIGQSLASVSRPEIIGDHFDTIRYINSNAKEDFHLVKTTLYKRVEKMPVFAGCETDLDPEECSKKRLIDLLYNHIKYPVDAKKQRIQGVVYAKYVVRTDGSLTGIRIERGIGGGCDEEVLQFINQLPKYIPGYQDGKAVPVQITLPVKFKLMK; this comes from the coding sequence GTGAATTGTAACAAATTCATATTAGTACTGGTATATCTATTTGTGATCATTGGTAAGCTAATCGGTCAGTCGCTGGCATCTGTCAGCAGACCTGAGATCATTGGTGACCATTTTGATACCATTCGATACATAAACTCCAATGCTAAGGAAGATTTTCATTTGGTAAAGACTACTTTATACAAACGGGTAGAGAAAATGCCTGTTTTTGCTGGCTGCGAAACCGATCTGGATCCGGAAGAATGCAGCAAAAAACGATTAATCGACCTTCTTTATAATCACATTAAATATCCTGTGGATGCTAAAAAACAACGCATTCAAGGCGTCGTGTATGCTAAATATGTGGTCCGGACGGACGGAAGCCTGACTGGAATCCGCATCGAGCGGGGCATTGGCGGAGGTTGTGACGAAGAAGTTCTCCAATTTATCAATCAACTTCCAAAATACATCCCCGGTTATCAGGATGGGAAAGCGGTACCGGTTCAAATTACCTTACCGGTAAAATTCAAATTGATGAAATAA
- a CDS encoding serine hydrolase — protein sequence MKILNYLFLFWSLTISAQSTTPSFVKDSLEVYIQRALKDWQLPGCAVAIIKEGQIVLAKGYGLRDVELNLPVDEHSLFMIASNSKAVTGLCLAKLEQEKKLSLNDKVQKWLPSFKLFDPNATAMVTIKDVVSHRIGFETFQGDFCHWATNTSREDVIRRMGLIQPVYNFRDKWGYCNAGYVVAGEIIKKASGLNWEDYIQETFFKPMGMFETKSLSRDFEQTANHCSPYTLYLDKVVKLAVPQIDNLAPAASICSSVSDWAKWVKMILDKGQWNGQQILPEAAINQTMTPVSIRGNFKPPFNTGHFSMYGIGWDLVEYCGRKVVSHTGGADGFVTSVSLIPEERLGIIVFTNSDANAFYQALKWEITDAYLDKPYRNYSGVYLKNNLKALQKDREWHQAVRDSISKAGETPIPISKYAGVYQNKVYGEVVLKTEGKNLRMTMEHHPNQSALLEYMGSDRFLCTYTNPTLGIKVFPFILRKNKVKSFTLACADFVEFTNYEFIKKH from the coding sequence ATGAAAATACTCAATTACCTCTTTTTGTTTTGGTCGCTAACTATAAGCGCTCAATCCACCACACCTTCTTTTGTTAAGGATAGTTTAGAAGTGTATATCCAACGAGCTTTAAAAGATTGGCAACTTCCAGGATGTGCAGTAGCAATCATCAAAGAAGGTCAAATTGTCTTGGCAAAGGGCTATGGTTTGCGGGATGTAGAGTTGAATCTTCCGGTAGACGAACACAGTTTATTCATGATAGCCTCTAATTCAAAGGCTGTTACCGGTTTGTGTTTAGCAAAACTCGAACAAGAGAAAAAGTTATCGTTGAACGATAAGGTTCAAAAATGGCTCCCATCTTTTAAATTGTTTGATCCAAATGCCACTGCGATGGTGACGATCAAAGATGTGGTTTCGCATCGAATTGGATTTGAGACCTTTCAGGGAGATTTTTGTCATTGGGCTACCAACACAAGTCGGGAGGATGTCATTCGCAGAATGGGATTGATTCAACCGGTTTATAATTTTAGAGATAAATGGGGCTATTGCAATGCTGGCTATGTGGTTGCAGGTGAAATTATTAAAAAAGCAAGTGGTTTAAATTGGGAAGATTATATCCAGGAAACATTTTTTAAACCTATGGGAATGTTCGAAACAAAATCACTTTCACGTGATTTTGAACAGACCGCCAATCATTGTTCACCTTATACCTTATATTTAGATAAAGTGGTAAAATTGGCCGTCCCTCAAATTGATAACCTGGCACCTGCAGCGAGTATCTGCAGTTCGGTTTCCGATTGGGCTAAATGGGTCAAAATGATTTTAGATAAAGGGCAATGGAATGGACAACAGATTTTACCCGAAGCAGCTATCAATCAAACGATGACACCGGTATCCATACGAGGGAACTTTAAACCACCATTCAATACAGGTCATTTTTCTATGTATGGAATTGGCTGGGATCTGGTGGAATATTGTGGAAGGAAAGTGGTTTCACACACTGGTGGAGCAGATGGATTTGTAACATCAGTGAGCCTAATTCCGGAAGAGCGACTGGGGATCATCGTTTTTACCAATTCCGATGCCAATGCATTTTACCAAGCTCTAAAATGGGAGATCACGGACGCATATTTAGATAAACCATATCGAAATTACAGTGGGGTATATCTTAAAAATAACCTAAAAGCACTTCAAAAAGATCGAGAGTGGCATCAAGCGGTCCGAGATTCCATCAGTAAAGCTGGCGAGACACCCATTCCAATAAGTAAATACGCAGGGGTTTATCAAAATAAAGTATATGGTGAAGTGGTTTTAAAGACTGAAGGAAAAAATTTACGGATGACCATGGAACACCATCCCAACCAATCCGCATTACTAGAATATATGGGTTCGGATCGTTTTTTATGTACCTATACCAATCCAACCCTTGGAATCAAAGTATTCCCATTTATTTTGAGGAAAAATAAGGTAAAATCCTTCACTTTGGCCTGTGCTGACTTTGTAGAATTCACCAACTACGAGTTTATAAAGAAACATTAA
- a CDS encoding winged helix-turn-helix transcriptional regulator, which translates to MLIFGMFSCQLSKTIQIFYFFGMLLFIGFPAFAASEKNEDLDPEKINLALRRTADGLLRIAGDSSSRIPAVEQAGPLVWRIRLEQTFRYELLPMLLQNALDLYDIQRAYQVAIKRCEDGGIDLGYHQFDFLQNKNVPCSGRELSTTCHYIEISFLKTAGESRLWLAKSGFLLLILASIVGFWLFYKRKLSGITNQNLETECLSLGNSQLDVNGQQLICGGIRQSLTFRETKLLRLFAISPNQLLERDFILSQVWADEGVLVGRSIDVFVSRLRKKIAADPSIGIVAIHGIGYRLETGKL; encoded by the coding sequence ATGCTAATTTTCGGGATGTTTTCTTGTCAACTCAGTAAAACGATTCAAATCTTTTATTTTTTTGGAATGCTCTTGTTTATAGGGTTTCCTGCCTTTGCTGCTTCAGAAAAAAATGAAGATTTGGATCCTGAAAAAATAAACCTGGCATTGCGTCGGACTGCAGACGGATTGTTGCGAATAGCAGGAGATAGTAGCAGTAGAATCCCTGCAGTGGAGCAAGCAGGGCCATTAGTCTGGCGTATTCGACTTGAACAAACATTTCGATACGAATTGCTTCCGATGCTTTTGCAAAATGCACTTGATTTATATGACATTCAACGGGCATATCAAGTGGCAATCAAACGATGTGAAGATGGAGGAATTGACTTGGGATACCATCAATTTGATTTTCTCCAAAATAAAAACGTGCCTTGTTCGGGAAGAGAACTGTCAACCACTTGCCATTATATTGAAATTAGTTTTTTAAAAACTGCCGGAGAATCCCGCTTGTGGTTAGCTAAAAGTGGTTTTCTATTACTGATTTTAGCAAGCATTGTTGGTTTTTGGTTATTCTATAAAAGAAAATTATCCGGTATTACCAACCAAAACTTGGAAACCGAATGCCTGAGTTTGGGCAATTCTCAATTGGATGTAAATGGCCAGCAATTGATTTGCGGAGGGATCAGACAATCCCTCACCTTTCGTGAAACTAAGTTATTGCGATTGTTTGCAATCAGCCCCAATCAATTGCTTGAAAGGGATTTTATTTTAAGTCAGGTTTGGGCAGATGAAGGGGTTTTGGTTGGACGAAGCATCGATGTGTTTGTTTCAAGATTGCGCAAAAAAATAGCAGCCGATCCTTCCATTGGCATCGTAGCAATTCATGGAATAGGCTACCGCCTTGAAACTGGAAAATTATAA
- a CDS encoding exo-alpha-sialidase → MQILMIAFFFFFQSFLVKVQQQECKSPVASKIIYQSKDGGRTWQDISAGLPPKFNAQGVYTEEGKLILSFDKGLYRCNTNNSIPNWAPESFFDRPVSNVYKCNGGLFAHNFEDGFYQEIVGAGIWVPVFSKMNVNGVRSIMNSPDGSMLLSSEKGIFKSNDKGVNWRKVCSEIGVFKITLGDGVLIGATNKGLIRSTDSGEHWEFTLEEGRSIRQTKFAAGRFFAISSWTGTFKEVMANPALYGNRLIVSEDKGKTWRRIDENLTPIRFAITPEEGKMQAPSINDVEQVGESLFCSMDNGIFKSNDLGKTWKMVLPNSGRQSFRFAVSGNVIYAVLVFSGC, encoded by the coding sequence ATGCAAATCCTTATGATCGCGTTTTTTTTCTTTTTTCAATCCTTCCTTGTTAAGGTACAACAGCAGGAATGTAAGAGTCCAGTTGCTTCTAAAATTATATACCAATCCAAAGATGGTGGGCGGACCTGGCAGGATATCAGCGCAGGCCTTCCTCCAAAATTCAATGCACAGGGTGTTTATACAGAAGAAGGCAAATTAATTTTAAGTTTTGATAAAGGTTTATACCGATGCAATACCAATAATTCCATTCCAAATTGGGCCCCGGAGTCTTTTTTTGATCGCCCCGTTTCAAATGTTTACAAATGCAATGGAGGACTCTTTGCACACAATTTTGAAGATGGTTTTTACCAGGAGATCGTAGGAGCAGGCATTTGGGTGCCCGTATTTTCTAAGATGAATGTGAATGGTGTCAGAAGCATTATGAATTCGCCGGATGGGAGCATGTTGTTAAGTTCTGAAAAGGGTATTTTTAAATCAAATGACAAAGGAGTTAACTGGAGAAAGGTTTGCTCTGAGATCGGTGTATTTAAAATAACTTTAGGGGATGGCGTTCTGATAGGAGCAACGAATAAAGGATTGATCCGCTCAACAGATTCTGGAGAACATTGGGAATTTACCCTGGAAGAAGGCCGCTCCATTCGGCAAACAAAATTTGCTGCCGGGCGTTTTTTTGCAATAAGCAGTTGGACAGGCACATTTAAAGAAGTTATGGCAAATCCGGCTTTATACGGCAACAGACTGATAGTTTCTGAAGATAAAGGAAAAACCTGGCGTAGAATAGATGAAAATCTGACGCCCATTCGATTTGCAATTACTCCGGAAGAGGGTAAAATGCAAGCTCCGTCCATAAACGACGTGGAGCAAGTTGGGGAATCCCTCTTTTGCAGTATGGACAATGGAATTTTCAAATCCAACGACCTTGGAAAAACCTGGAAAATGGTCCTGCCAAATTCAGGAAGACAGTCATTTCGATTTGCGGTTTCTGGAAATGTTATCTATGCAGTCTTAGTATTTTCCGGATGTTAA
- a CDS encoding amidohydrolase produces the protein MKKIDIHTHIIPEHLPKWAEKFGYGGFVNLDHHTNCSARMLIDDKFFREIQSNCWDPKTRIAECDQHQIQLQVLSTIPVLFSYWAQAKDAWDVSRFLNDHLAGVVREFPDRFIGLGTLPMQDPQLAIREMERASSTLGIAGFEIGSHINDWNLDAKELYEFYEAAEDLDVCLFVHPWDMMGKEKMPKYWLPWLVGMPAETSLAICSMIFGGVFEKFPKLRVAFAHGGGAFPGSYGRIKHGFEVRPDLVAVDNPNHPDQYLGKFWVDSLVHDIDMLDKLISLFGIDKVALGSDYPFPLGELNPGKLIESSGYDADEKSWLNYRAAEEWLMGEMDS, from the coding sequence ATGAAAAAAATAGATATACATACACACATTATTCCAGAACATTTACCAAAGTGGGCTGAAAAATTTGGTTATGGTGGTTTTGTAAACCTGGATCATCATACCAATTGTTCTGCTAGAATGTTGATTGACGATAAATTTTTTCGTGAAATTCAAAGCAATTGCTGGGATCCTAAAACACGAATTGCTGAATGCGATCAACACCAAATCCAATTGCAGGTGTTAAGTACGATTCCGGTACTGTTTTCTTATTGGGCACAGGCTAAAGATGCCTGGGATGTTTCCCGTTTTTTAAATGATCACCTTGCTGGTGTAGTAAGAGAATTTCCGGATCGATTTATCGGACTCGGTACCTTGCCGATGCAGGATCCCCAGTTAGCAATTCGCGAAATGGAACGGGCTTCATCAACGCTTGGAATTGCCGGTTTTGAAATCGGATCACACATCAATGATTGGAACCTGGACGCAAAAGAGCTCTATGAATTTTATGAAGCGGCAGAAGATTTGGATGTTTGTTTATTTGTTCACCCATGGGATATGATGGGTAAAGAAAAAATGCCCAAATATTGGTTGCCCTGGCTGGTTGGAATGCCGGCTGAAACTTCTTTAGCTATATGCAGCATGATATTTGGGGGTGTTTTTGAAAAATTCCCCAAACTCCGCGTTGCCTTTGCGCACGGTGGCGGTGCCTTTCCGGGATCTTATGGACGCATCAAACATGGCTTTGAAGTAAGACCGGATCTGGTGGCCGTAGACAATCCAAACCATCCGGATCAGTATCTGGGAAAATTTTGGGTAGACTCTTTGGTACATGATATTGACATGCTGGATAAATTAATCAGTTTATTTGGAATTGATAAAGTAGCCCTTGGTAGTGATTATCCGTTTCCTCTTGGAGAATTAAATCCCGGAAAATTAATTGAATCATCCGGATACGATGCAGATGAAAAATCCTGGTTGAATTACAGAGCTGCAGAGGAATGGTTGATGGGAGAAATGGATAGTTAA